In bacterium, the sequence CACTTGAACATTGTCAGAATAGAGCCGATGAACTTCGATCCCAAATTGCTTCTGCGTGGAATGACGATTGGGCTACAAGGGCTGAAGGTTGGCTCTCGGAACTCGAAGATAAAATCACAGACATTGAACATTCTATTGAACAGATTGAAGAGTGGATTAGAGCAGACGAGAGTAATTTGAGATAAAGGAGAAAAAGTTAATGATAGAAAAAGAGGACGCAAAAGGGAAGGCAGAAGAAATTAAAGATATATTGGTCCCGTTATTGAAACGGAAATTTCATCAGGAAGCTAAAGTAAAAGAAAGAAGTATGGGATGGAATCGGAAATATTATAAAGTAACATGGAATACTTTGGGTAGGCAAACATTTGCGGCAGTAGATATGGATGGATATTTAACAATTAACAAAGATAGAAAGCATCTCGTATATGACTGTCATATTAGAAAATTAAAAGAGAATGGTTTTACAATTAAACAGACCACACATGGCGCCGTGGATAATAGCTACGTCGATTGGAATATCCCAAATCTAGAAAAATTCGTTAAATTACGATTTGAATGCTACACCTAAGACAGGTAGTAAAACACTAAAAGGCGATTTCTGAGTGCTTATTTGAACAGCGATAAATACTGAGCGGTTTCCGGTCTTTCATCCTTTCTGAATCCTCTGCCTCTGCCTGCCAGATCATCTTCCTGCTTTTCAAGCAAACCCACAAGAGAGTTAAATTTTCTGCTCACGTCCTTGTCATTCAAATTCTCACGATTAAATCCCAAAACATAAAAATTTATTCTTGCTCTGTCTGTGTAATTAAATATCTTCTTCTCTGAACCTCTGTAATTATCAATGCATTTCAGTAAAAATTCATTTTTTTCTGCTATGTCGGAATTTTCAGAAGTAAGTCTTGCAAGAATATAAGCAAAATCCTCTATGCTGTGCCCTTTTCCCCCTGCTTCTGAATAATAGGTGTAAATGCCTTTTGCATTCAGTTCGCAGACAGCATCTCTCACTGCCCCCTCAATATCACGCAGGTCAAAGACATGCTTTTCATTGCCTTTTTCACCAATTTTATTGATACGAGGGTCTGATTTTATATGTAGACTTCCATCCTTAAGCAAGAGATTTCCCTCTATTTCTTTTGCATTCCTATTTGGGAAAAGATACGAAAGCAGATTATTTTTGAATGCCATTTTACCTGCAAAATCAAATCAGGCAGGATTTATAAACCTTTCTATTTGTAGTTACTAAGTCGTAGTAATATATTGAAAACTACATCTCTTTACCTGTCACTTTCATATTCGTTGTCATTGTGTTCTTATATTGTTTTAATCTGTCAAAGTGCTAAAATTAATCCAGTATTGAGGGAGAAGTATAGGGAGTTGGTAGTAGGAATATGTAGACAATGAAATTGCTAATTACGTGAGAATGTTTTTAATAGGAGGTTTATAAATGGTACAAATAAATCTAAGAATAGAAGATATACTAAAGGTATTTGAGGAATATTGTAATAAGAAAAAATACCAAATCAATTGTACGAAAGACTCTAACAATAATTTACGGTTAGAGATATCCAACATAAGGGAAAAAACTTTAGTTATAATTTATCGTACGGGTTCTATAGTTATGGGAGGGAAAAACAACAAGTTGAAGGCAGAGTTTGAGAAACTGTCACAGGAATTATTGAGTAGCCCTCAGGAATTTGTATCACATAAAGTAAAGGAGATAAAGGCTTGTGCAACAAGGTACGAAATAGTGACACCTGAGATTAGAAGAAAAATAAGGGAAGCTCTGGGAACGTTAGAGGGTACTGTGGAAATTACGGAAAAGCCAAAACCCACTACTGAGTACATAGCTAAGGTTACTAGAAATAGTTCTTCTTCAACAATAACACAGTTTAGCAATGGAACTTTACTAGTACAGGGTAAAACGGATAAGCTTTTTGATGATGGTTGTACTTGGATAGAAAAAATTGCAAATCCATCAGATAAAGAAGTAATAGCAAGATTTATATCAAGCGATGAGAAGAGTTTGCAAGAATTTTCCGCGAAATACACTCCTCAACTTATAGAAGTGGCTGAGAGTAGTGTAGAAAAGAAAATAGGGAATCTGTATAAATACCTTGAATCCTACGATAGAAAATGGTTTGTAGCGTCCGAGTGCCTATGTTTAAGTAAAGTTCCGCTTCCTGAGTTTTCTCCGATAGTAATGCCAGCGTCAAAAGCATTTGAAGGGTTTGCAAAAAAACTTCTTGTTGATATTGGGCTTTTTGACAAGGGCTATTTTCAGACAAAAGATGCGAACTTTTCGACTTTAAATGATGTTAACAACCCCAAGAGGAAGGCTATATGTAATAAAGAACAGCATGCGCACTCAATGCTCAAGAGACTTAATGTGTGTCTTGATACGAACCGTAACTTTATGATGCATAGTGACGATAGTAAAGTTACGAAAGTTAATTCTATAGAAGAGGGAGAGGAAAAAGTTAACACGATATTCAAAGATGCAAAAGAAATATTTGGATACTTCCACGACCTTTACAAATTACTATAGTTGAGGAGAGATTAATTTGATTGAGAAAAACAAAGTTTTTGAAGTCTATGAAAAAATACGGTCAATTCTAGGGGCTAAGAATTTTGAGGTTTCTGGTTATAAGGGAATAGATTACGGGTTACAGTTTTCGGTGTCTACTCTTAGCTGGTCAGGAGTAATTAGAATTTACCAGAACAAAAAGGGTGTTCTTAAAATTGACTATTCACAACTGAAGGGGGGACCAGCTTTAGAAATAAAACGTTTGATAGAGGGAAGACAGATATCAACAGAAGTATTAGGATCAGCAAAGCTAAACGCGGACTTAAATTTCCCTATAATTGGCACAGATGAATCCGGAAAAGGAGATTATTTTGGTCCGCTCGTAAGTGCAGGCGTCTATGTTGATGAGCGATCCGCAAAAGAACTTACTGTATGTGGTGTTACTGATAGCAAGAAATTAACAGACAGCAAGAATTTAGAAATTGCTCGAGATGTAACTAGAATATGTAATGGTCATTTTGCAATTATTGAAGTATCTCCAGAAAAATATAACGACTTATACGATCAATTTAAAAATGAAAAGAAAAATTTAAACACCTTACTTGCATGGGGACATGCAAAAGCTATAGAAGAGATTCTTTCTAAAGTGGATTGTAAAGTTGCAATTGCTGACCAATTTGCAGATGAAAGGTTTATTCTTAGTAAACTGCAAGAGAAAGGGAAAACTTTAAAATTAATACAGATGCCGAAAGCTGAACAAAACATAGCTGTAGCAGCAGCATCCATTTTGGCACGAGCAAGATTTCTAGAAAAATTATCTAAGCTGTCAAATGAATATAAAATTAACTTGCCTAAAGGAGCTTCTCAATCTGTCATAGAAGCTGCAAAAAAACTTGTCGATATGCATGGTAGAGAATCACTTAGAAAAGTAGCGAAATTGCATTTCAAGATAACTACTAAGGTTGTCAGTAAATAGCCGGGATATAGAACGTGGCCAATCTAACAGAACAGAAACAGGAAGCTAATAAACTTAGAAAAGCGGGAAGTTTAAAAGAAGCTCTCGTACTATATCGGGATCTATGGGAAAAAACAGGTGATGAGTTTGATGGTGCTGGACTTCTTCATTGTTTGAGAAAACTAAAATTATTTGACGAAGCAGTTAGTTTTGCAGATATTTTAATCGCTAAATATCCTGACATTAAGTGGTGTAGAAATGAAGTTATTTGGACTTTAATTTCCGGGAAACTTTACAAATTTGAAGAAACAGAACCTATCGAAAGTATGCTACAAACAGCTAAAAAAATAATGAACCTTAATCCTGAAAATGTAGCTGCAAAAACTATAGTTTTTAAGGTGTTGAAATTAGCCAAGGCTTCAGGTGATTGGGGAACTGTTAATGAATGGGTAGTAAAAATTTCCCCGGATTCGCTTAGCACGGAACCGATGACAGATAGTTCAGGTAGAAAAGGATGGAGCGATCAATCCCTT encodes:
- a CDS encoding type II toxin-antitoxin system RnlA family toxin; this translates as MVQINLRIEDILKVFEEYCNKKKYQINCTKDSNNNLRLEISNIREKTLVIIYRTGSIVMGGKNNKLKAEFEKLSQELLSSPQEFVSHKVKEIKACATRYEIVTPEIRRKIREALGTLEGTVEITEKPKPTTEYIAKVTRNSSSSTITQFSNGTLLVQGKTDKLFDDGCTWIEKIANPSDKEVIARFISSDEKSLQEFSAKYTPQLIEVAESSVEKKIGNLYKYLESYDRKWFVASECLCLSKVPLPEFSPIVMPASKAFEGFAKKLLVDIGLFDKGYFQTKDANFSTLNDVNNPKRKAICNKEQHAHSMLKRLNVCLDTNRNFMMHSDDSKVTKVNSIEEGEEKVNTIFKDAKEIFGYFHDLYKLL
- the rnhC gene encoding ribonuclease HIII, which translates into the protein MSTEVLGSAKLNADLNFPIIGTDESGKGDYFGPLVSAGVYVDERSAKELTVCGVTDSKKLTDSKNLEIARDVTRICNGHFAIIEVSPEKYNDLYDQFKNEKKNLNTLLAWGHAKAIEEILSKVDCKVAIADQFADERFILSKLQEKGKTLKLIQMPKAEQNIAVAAASILARARFLEKLSKLSNEYKINLPKGASQSVIEAAKKLVDMHGRESLRKVAKLHFKITTKVVSK